In one Nicotiana tomentosiformis chromosome 6, ASM39032v3, whole genome shotgun sequence genomic region, the following are encoded:
- the LOC104095425 gene encoding probable protein phosphatase 2C 24, with the protein MAEVCSGVVTETEASPPCESSSRASRRRRMELRKLKFIAGVTPPETENGIIKRPKLELCSTSVSRFCDNAVDNSSTDDEDQVRLVTKGSPPTIILAPILSPLNNSTLLVQSVASPKFGFASVCGRRRDMEDAVAIHPSFCQMKQENSAELHYFAVYDGHGCSHVATKCEERLHELVKEELENNEGNDEWELAMDRSFNRMDKEVIAWNKSMIRATCRCELQTPECDAVGSTAVVAVVTADKIIVANCGDSRAVLCRNGKAIPLSNDQKPDRPDELNRIQEAGGRVIYWDGPRVSGVLAMSRAIGDNYLKPYVICEPEVTITDRTAEDDCLILASDGLWDVVSNDTACGVAGMCLKGKAPVSTAAASMPENVAGGENPDQSCSDASMLLTKLALARRSSDNVSVVVVDLRRNS; encoded by the exons ATGGCAGAGGTCTGCTCTGGAGTAGTCACTGAAACCGAGGCATCGCCGCCGTGCGAGTCAAGTTCACGGGCGTCGAGGCGGAGGAGAATGGAGCTCCGCAAGTTAAAATTTATTGCCGGTGTAACTCCACCAGAAACAGAGAACGGAATAATTAAACGTCCAAAATTAGAGCTTTGTTCCACCTCTGTTTCAAGATTCTGTGATAACGCTGTAGACAATTCTAGCACCGACGATGAAGACCAAGTGAGATTAGTGACTAAAGGGTCACCGCCAACTATTATTTTGGCTCCAATTTTGAGTCCTTTGAATAATTCGACTCTTCTTGTTCAGTCAGTGGCGAGTCCAAAATTCGGGTTCGCCTCAGTTTGTGGACGGAGGAGAGATATGGAAGATGCGGTGGCGATTCATCCATCTTTTTGCCAAATGAAACAGGAAAACAGTGCAGAATTGCATTACTTTGCCGTATATGATGGTCATGGATGTTCTCAT GTTGCGACGAAGTGTGAAGAGCGATTACACGAGCTGGTGAAAGAAGAGCTGGAAAATAACGAAGGAAATGACGAGTGGGAGCTTGCAATGGACCGAAGCTTTAATCGTATGGACAAGGAAGTAATTGCATGGAACAAGAGCATGATCCGTGCCACGTGTCGGTGCGAGCTTCAAACGCCGGAATGTGACGCCGTCGGTTCAACGGCGGTAGTTGCTGTTGTAACGGCCGATAAGATTATCGTTGCCAATTGTGGCGATTCTAGAGCTGTTCTTTGCCGAAATGGCAAAGCCATCCCTCTCTCTAACGATCAAAAG CCGGATCGTCCAGATGAGCTAAACCGGATTCAAGAAGCTGGTGGCAGAGTAATTTATTGGGATGGCCCTCGCGTTTCAGGCGTTTTGGCTATGTCAAGAGCCATTG GTGATAACTATTTGAAGCCGTATGTGATATGCGAGCCAGAGGTGACAATAACGGATCGAACGGCGGAAGATGACTGTTTAATTCTGGCAAGCGACGGATTGTGGGATGTAGTGTCAAACGATACTGCATGCGGCGTCGCCGGAATGTGCCTGAAAGGGAAGGCACCTGTATCGACTGCGGCGGCATCTATGCCGGAAAATGTAGCCGGCGGGGAGAATCCCGACCAGAGTTGCTCCGATGCGTCTATGCTTTTGACTAAACTAGCCCTGGCGAGGCGGAGTTCGGACAACGTCAGCGTTGTCGTGGTTGATCTGAGGAGGAACTCCTAG